The following are encoded together in the Hyalangium minutum genome:
- a CDS encoding TonB-dependent receptor domain-containing protein, producing MSKQSARKKTVLALAVLISGTGGVAAAQEAPAAAPAVQEATPPAPAAAQPATPVPQPIEATPEAQPAAPAAQPQAKPAPKPALKPAPKAPPPAAEEPPPEEYIEEIVVTGSRIPRKELTTAAPVTVLDKAQLEKTGKTSIGEILQSLPEQSNAINTQYNNGGDGATRVNLRGLGTGRTLVLLNGRRHVAGGTGADATVDLNSIPTAAIQRIEILKDGGSAVYGSDAIAGVVNIITRKDYSGTELRAFSGLSSHGDGLLYDLSLTTGQSTERGNILFTAGYYTQKDVFAGDRQFSKYDTFYDFASRQISTEGSSSTPMGVFLTRGATGGNGAWDALTARYPDASVFTIDRRTGEFRPFNTIGVEDAGGDYFNYQPDNYLVTPQERAHLYTTGGLRLGAGTRAFYEASYTNRQSKQKLASEPLFTSTEGLTVSAGNVYNPFGRDFVDVRRRLNEFGTRDYAQDLTTFRVVTGLEGKLDQDFGALQDWHWDVAYNYGRTQGVTTKQGTLRLSRLAAALGPSFMNASGKAVCGTPEAPIDPDACVPLNLFGGEGTISKEMADYLSFRGTTRGFTQQTSLSANFAGELFKVTPTAHSSGLALGYEHRREGGSYIPDPLTAAGDTTGTKENSTEGRFYVNEAYAELSVPLFGEINPETNELRDIVEVTGAARVFSYNTFGSDFTYKFGTRVSPIPDFTLRATYSTAFRAPSVNELYLGQTDGFPEVVDPCSDRESGTGVDAVCNAQAVPEDFSDDRSQQRTRLGGNVNLKPETAEIFTVGAVFEPRFAKDVTATVDYYLINVDNAITNLTADVILNSCYSAGGPASSQYCERITRDTDGYIVDISDPLTNVGGDKTGGLDFSIRYSPQTPFGRVGVSADATWLQKFDRTLANGDVIKAKGNYDLDGVYTNWRANVGLNWARDSLAAAVNMRFINGFKECEFNSCQFDESDPNAVQPISRMVQDYYTFDANVSYDLELKSGTAGAQFGVNNLFNTKPVLVANGFLASSDASTYDYMGRYFYLRLTYNYY from the coding sequence GTGTCGAAGCAGTCCGCTCGGAAGAAGACAGTTTTGGCGCTGGCAGTGCTCATCTCCGGGACCGGCGGGGTCGCTGCGGCGCAAGAGGCGCCTGCTGCGGCTCCGGCGGTCCAGGAGGCCACTCCTCCGGCGCCCGCCGCGGCTCAGCCCGCCACTCCCGTCCCGCAGCCCATCGAGGCAACGCCGGAGGCCCAGCCGGCCGCGCCCGCCGCGCAGCCCCAGGCCAAGCCGGCCCCCAAGCCAGCCCTCAAGCCCGCCCCCAAGGCGCCGCCGCCTGCGGCCGAGGAGCCGCCGCCCGAGGAGTACATCGAGGAGATCGTCGTCACCGGCTCGCGCATTCCGCGCAAGGAGCTGACGACGGCGGCGCCCGTGACGGTGCTCGACAAGGCGCAGCTCGAGAAGACGGGCAAGACGTCCATCGGTGAAATCCTCCAGAGCCTCCCGGAGCAGTCCAACGCCATCAACACGCAGTACAACAACGGCGGCGACGGTGCCACGCGCGTGAACCTGCGCGGCCTGGGCACGGGCCGTACGCTGGTGCTGCTCAACGGCCGCCGCCACGTGGCCGGTGGTACGGGCGCCGATGCCACGGTGGACCTGAACTCCATCCCCACCGCGGCCATCCAGCGCATCGAGATCCTTAAAGACGGTGGCTCGGCGGTGTACGGCTCGGACGCCATCGCGGGCGTGGTGAACATCATCACCCGCAAGGACTACTCGGGCACCGAGCTGCGTGCGTTCTCCGGTTTGTCCTCGCACGGTGACGGTCTGCTGTATGACCTGAGCCTGACGACGGGCCAGAGCACCGAGCGCGGCAACATCCTGTTCACCGCGGGCTACTACACGCAGAAGGACGTGTTCGCCGGGGACCGGCAGTTCAGCAAGTACGACACGTTCTACGACTTCGCCTCGCGCCAGATTTCCACGGAGGGCAGCTCGTCCACGCCGATGGGCGTGTTCCTCACGCGTGGCGCCACGGGAGGCAACGGGGCCTGGGATGCTCTGACGGCGCGCTACCCGGACGCCAGCGTCTTCACGATCGACCGGCGGACGGGAGAGTTCCGGCCTTTCAACACCATTGGCGTGGAGGACGCGGGGGGTGACTACTTCAACTACCAGCCCGACAACTACCTGGTGACGCCGCAGGAGCGCGCGCACCTGTACACCACGGGCGGTCTGCGGCTCGGAGCGGGTACTCGCGCCTTCTACGAGGCCAGCTACACCAACCGCCAGTCGAAGCAGAAGCTCGCCTCCGAGCCGCTCTTCACCTCGACCGAGGGGCTGACCGTCTCGGCGGGCAACGTCTACAACCCGTTCGGCCGTGACTTCGTGGATGTTCGCCGCCGCCTGAATGAGTTCGGCACCCGTGACTACGCACAGGACCTGACGACCTTCCGCGTCGTCACCGGCCTGGAGGGCAAGCTGGACCAGGACTTCGGCGCGCTGCAGGACTGGCACTGGGATGTGGCCTACAACTACGGCCGTACGCAGGGCGTCACGACCAAGCAGGGCACGCTGCGGCTCAGCCGGCTGGCGGCGGCGCTCGGCCCGAGCTTCATGAACGCGTCGGGCAAGGCCGTGTGCGGCACACCCGAGGCTCCGATCGATCCGGATGCTTGCGTCCCGCTGAACCTGTTCGGCGGCGAGGGCACCATCTCCAAGGAGATGGCCGACTACCTGAGCTTCCGGGGCACCACGCGCGGCTTCACCCAGCAGACGTCGCTGTCGGCGAATTTCGCGGGCGAGCTGTTCAAGGTCACTCCGACGGCGCACTCTTCGGGTCTGGCGCTCGGTTACGAGCACCGCCGCGAGGGTGGTTCCTACATTCCGGATCCGCTGACGGCCGCGGGTGACACCACGGGCACCAAGGAGAACTCCACGGAGGGCCGCTTCTATGTGAACGAGGCCTACGCCGAGCTGTCCGTGCCCCTCTTCGGTGAGATCAACCCCGAAACGAACGAGCTGCGGGACATCGTGGAAGTGACGGGCGCCGCGCGCGTGTTCAGCTACAACACGTTCGGCTCGGACTTCACGTACAAGTTTGGCACCCGCGTGAGCCCGATCCCGGACTTCACGCTGCGCGCCACGTACTCCACGGCCTTCCGCGCGCCCTCCGTGAACGAGCTCTACCTGGGCCAGACGGACGGCTTCCCGGAGGTGGTGGACCCGTGCTCGGACCGCGAGTCGGGCACTGGGGTGGATGCGGTCTGCAACGCGCAGGCGGTTCCGGAAGACTTCTCGGATGATCGCAGCCAGCAGCGCACGCGGCTGGGCGGCAACGTCAACCTGAAGCCGGAGACCGCCGAGATCTTCACGGTGGGCGCGGTGTTCGAGCCGCGGTTCGCGAAGGATGTCACCGCCACGGTGGACTACTACCTGATCAACGTGGACAACGCGATCACCAACCTGACCGCCGACGTGATCCTCAACAGTTGCTACTCGGCGGGTGGCCCGGCTTCGTCGCAGTACTGCGAGCGCATCACTCGCGACACGGACGGCTACATCGTGGACATCTCCGACCCGCTCACCAACGTGGGTGGCGACAAGACGGGCGGCCTGGACTTCTCCATCCGCTACTCGCCGCAGACGCCGTTTGGCCGCGTGGGCGTGAGCGCGGACGCGACCTGGCTGCAGAAGTTCGACCGGACGCTGGCCAACGGAGACGTCATCAAGGCCAAGGGCAACTACGATCTGGACGGCGTATACACCAACTGGCGCGCGAACGTGGGACTGAACTGGGCCAGGGACTCGCTGGCCGCTGCGGTGAACATGCGCTTCATCAACGGCTTCAAGGAGTGCGAGTTCAACAGCTGCCAGTTCGACGAGTCGGATCCGAACGCGGTGCAGCCGATCTCCCGCATGGTGCAGGACTACTACACGTTCGACGCGAACGTGTCGTACGATCTGGAGCTGAAGAGCGGCACCGCGGGCGCGCAGTTCGGTGTGAACAACCTGTTCAACACCAAGCCGGTGCTGGTGGCCAACGGGTTCCTCGCGTCCTCGGACGCGTCGACCTACGACTACATGGGCCGCTACTTCTACCTGCGCCTGACCTACAACTACTACTAG
- a CDS encoding M18 family aminopeptidase, whose translation MSPIDTDATAKDILAYIDASPTPYHAVRETARRLTQLGYRALDEREPWTLQPGDKVYVTRAGTSIAAFHLGTAPVDRAGFRLVGSHTDSPNLRLKPNAAVSKLGYHQLGVEIYGGVLLSTWMDRDLSLAGRVMLLSGGRPEGHLVDFRRPLLRVPNLAIHLNRTVNTDGLKLNAQDHMVPVLGLEKAGPAELRALLVQELAAGNVRAEAGDILGYDLCLYDTQPSTRSGANGEFLHAPRLDNLASCYSALSSLLAMEKAGEATSGIVLYDHEEVGSRSAQGAAGTFLRDCLERLVLGHSDGRADAFHRAIRHSYMVSADMAHAVHPNYSALHEPRHQPLMGGGPVIKSNVNQSYATDGETWAFFAALCREAGVTPQHFVTRTDLGCGSTIGPITAAALGIRTVDVGSPMLSMHSIRELAAASDVAAMIAVLRRFFT comes from the coding sequence ATGAGCCCCATCGACACGGACGCCACGGCCAAGGACATCCTTGCGTACATCGACGCCTCGCCCACCCCGTACCATGCGGTGCGCGAGACGGCCCGCCGCCTCACCCAGCTTGGCTACCGCGCGCTGGACGAGCGGGAGCCCTGGACGCTCCAGCCCGGAGACAAGGTGTACGTCACCCGCGCGGGCACGAGCATCGCCGCGTTCCACCTGGGCACGGCGCCCGTGGATCGCGCTGGCTTCCGGCTGGTGGGCTCGCACACGGACTCGCCCAACCTGCGCCTCAAGCCCAACGCCGCTGTGTCCAAGCTGGGCTACCACCAGCTCGGCGTGGAGATTTACGGCGGGGTGCTGCTGAGCACGTGGATGGATCGAGATCTCTCCCTGGCGGGCCGAGTCATGCTGCTCTCCGGCGGCCGTCCCGAGGGCCATCTGGTGGACTTCCGCCGCCCGCTGCTGCGCGTGCCCAACCTGGCCATCCACCTCAACCGCACCGTCAACACGGATGGACTCAAGCTCAACGCGCAGGACCACATGGTCCCCGTGCTGGGCCTGGAGAAGGCGGGCCCGGCGGAGCTGCGCGCGCTCCTGGTGCAGGAACTGGCGGCGGGCAATGTCCGCGCCGAGGCAGGGGACATCCTCGGCTACGACTTGTGCCTCTATGACACGCAGCCCTCCACGCGCTCGGGGGCGAACGGCGAGTTCCTCCACGCGCCGCGCCTGGACAACCTGGCAAGCTGCTACTCGGCGCTGTCCTCGCTGCTGGCGATGGAGAAGGCGGGCGAGGCCACCTCGGGCATCGTCCTGTACGATCACGAGGAGGTGGGCAGCCGCAGCGCTCAAGGCGCCGCGGGCACCTTCCTGCGTGACTGCCTGGAGCGCCTCGTTCTGGGGCACTCGGATGGGCGCGCGGATGCGTTCCACCGTGCCATCCGCCATTCGTACATGGTGTCTGCGGACATGGCGCACGCCGTGCACCCCAACTACTCCGCGCTCCACGAGCCCAGGCATCAGCCGCTGATGGGCGGCGGCCCTGTGATCAAATCCAATGTCAACCAGTCTTATGCGACGGATGGAGAGACCTGGGCGTTCTTCGCGGCGCTGTGCCGGGAGGCGGGCGTGACGCCTCAGCACTTCGTGACACGGACGGACCTGGGCTGCGGCAGCACCATTGGCCCCATCACCGCCGCGGCGCTGGGCATCCGCACGGTGGACGTGGGGAGCCCCATGCTCTCCATGCACTCCATCCGCGAGCTGGCCGCGGCCTCGGATGTGGCGGCGATGATCGCCGTGCTCCGGCGTTTCTTCACCTGA
- a CDS encoding DUF3396 domain-containing protein produces the protein MSERYPRIRVRAKNGFELVREGLSISFYMRHSHLQIVENVLRSLEVYLRAVGPQALGWYMDDEGEPQPLDERGWEITRRELGESQSPMIRLRDGSDTESRYRFDYWGKKNLEALHEGHRPGPVCAATFWLPTEFLEEHGPGRVRELAMGLAAPLPLCSGHGGLSFNAEYALVGVRREVARYWLRYPGIDVYDSPESLSWEVGTGVRGPHWLTFLGQPVLGQLGGAAGLRARLHGLGTTVQEMEGDKVLVTLGAWPEAGDIERGDTLPAYRELAQVLEPWLFRDPRGRMLGQSEEDTQRWERRFLDLLP, from the coding sequence ATGAGCGAGCGCTACCCGCGGATACGTGTCCGGGCCAAAAATGGCTTCGAGTTGGTCCGCGAGGGGCTGAGCATCAGCTTCTACATGCGTCATTCACACCTGCAGATCGTCGAGAACGTCCTCCGTTCTCTGGAGGTGTACCTGCGTGCCGTTGGGCCGCAGGCGCTGGGTTGGTACATGGATGATGAGGGAGAGCCGCAGCCGCTCGACGAACGGGGCTGGGAAATCACTCGGCGAGAGCTAGGTGAGAGTCAGTCTCCCATGATCCGGTTGAGGGACGGCTCCGATACCGAGAGCCGGTATCGCTTCGACTACTGGGGCAAAAAGAACCTTGAAGCGCTCCATGAGGGGCACAGACCGGGCCCGGTGTGTGCGGCAACTTTCTGGCTGCCCACGGAGTTCCTGGAGGAGCATGGCCCAGGGCGAGTGCGAGAGCTGGCCATGGGACTGGCTGCTCCTCTCCCCCTCTGCTCCGGGCACGGGGGCCTGTCCTTCAATGCCGAGTACGCGCTGGTGGGAGTCCGGCGCGAAGTGGCCCGTTACTGGCTTCGCTATCCGGGCATCGACGTCTACGACTCGCCCGAGTCCCTCTCCTGGGAGGTCGGAACCGGCGTGAGAGGTCCGCACTGGCTCACGTTCCTGGGCCAGCCCGTGCTGGGACAGCTTGGAGGCGCTGCGGGGCTGCGCGCACGGCTCCACGGCCTCGGCACCACGGTCCAGGAGATGGAAGGGGACAAGGTGCTCGTCACCCTGGGCGCATGGCCCGAGGCCGGCGACATTGAGCGAGGCGACACGCTCCCAGCCTACCGCGAGCTGGCTCAAGTCCTGGAGCCGTGGCTCTTCCGCGATCCCAGAGGAAGGATGCTCGGCCAGTCCGAGGAGGACACCCAGCGCTGGGAGCGCCGCTTTCTCGACCTACTGCCGTAG
- a CDS encoding acyl-CoA dehydrogenase family protein, producing MDEILRFLLTTPPQPGTLGSLEEWWRQHLELASRFQSPVDLALAGGFRADRLGFAFASGYHAALRSLFTGMPKDHRAALCATEAGSAHPSAIQTRLIGGDGGGPLRLSGSKGFVTLGTAADTLFVVATEGLDEQGRNRLRVVMIDAHREGVHLNVLPETPFVPEVPHAELQLTDVKVSPDEVLPGDGYTRYLKPFRTVEDCHVHAALLGWLLQVGRRSGWPERVQDEVLAVAVMIRGLALADPSSPAVHVALGGALDLCQRLVKSLEEWWPQVDAPTRERWARDKALLGVAGKARAKRREAARQRLEGGTNE from the coding sequence GTGGACGAAATCCTCCGATTCCTCCTCACGACGCCTCCCCAACCAGGCACGCTTGGCTCCCTGGAAGAATGGTGGCGGCAGCACCTTGAGCTGGCCTCCCGGTTCCAGTCGCCCGTGGACCTCGCGCTGGCGGGAGGGTTCCGGGCGGACCGGCTGGGGTTCGCGTTCGCCTCCGGGTATCACGCGGCGTTGCGCTCGCTCTTCACGGGGATGCCCAAGGACCACCGTGCCGCGCTCTGTGCGACCGAGGCCGGGAGCGCCCATCCCAGTGCCATCCAGACCCGGCTCATCGGAGGCGACGGCGGCGGGCCGCTGCGGCTCTCGGGCTCGAAAGGGTTCGTTACGTTGGGCACGGCGGCGGACACACTGTTCGTCGTGGCCACTGAGGGACTGGATGAGCAGGGGCGGAACCGGCTCCGGGTGGTGATGATCGACGCCCACCGCGAGGGCGTGCACCTCAACGTGCTCCCCGAGACGCCATTCGTCCCGGAGGTTCCCCACGCGGAGCTGCAGCTGACCGATGTGAAGGTGTCTCCGGACGAGGTGCTGCCCGGGGACGGCTATACGAGGTACCTCAAGCCGTTCCGGACGGTGGAGGACTGCCACGTGCACGCGGCGCTGCTGGGCTGGTTGCTGCAGGTGGGGCGGCGCTCGGGCTGGCCCGAGCGGGTGCAGGACGAGGTGCTCGCGGTGGCGGTGATGATTCGAGGGCTCGCGCTGGCGGACCCCTCGTCCCCGGCGGTGCACGTGGCGCTGGGGGGAGCGCTGGACCTGTGCCAGCGGCTCGTGAAGTCACTGGAGGAGTGGTGGCCTCAGGTGGACGCACCCACGCGCGAGCGGTGGGCGCGGGACAAGGCCCTGCTTGGAGTTGCGGGCAAGGCCCGGGCGAAGCGCCGCGAGGCGGCCCGTCAGCGGCTGGAGGGCGGCACCAATGAGTAA
- a CDS encoding TolC family protein, with amino-acid sequence MTLEEAMDRALKASPQIVQAQGTIRNAAASERSAFGAYLPSLSANASSSLSSTERLNPTTGTPVTGSADSYSAGLSASWDVFTGFRRKNERMRAQAESQSAEAQLVGQRFTVELSVARSFFEALRAEELMTVAKARIERAREGVEAAERRLAVGSATRSDVLRSQLELNTAQESLLQLENQRLTSGLTLGRLVGTDGPVDPAPSGPLEPTPIQSSREDIISSLVAQAPSVKSAEAAVLSADAGIGTARSQYYPTVRLSAGYDWFNQDFGFAGGRTSWSVRLGVSYPIFDGFQREGGMIRATTAAEVSQAQLLDTRRAVRSEAERVMSQLALSEKRVTMARQAVEVAQEDLRVQQERYRLGATTILELLTSQAALVEAQNNLVSLRFDYLLSRSELESVLGRKL; translated from the coding sequence ATGACACTCGAAGAGGCGATGGACCGGGCGCTCAAAGCCAGCCCCCAGATCGTCCAAGCTCAGGGCACCATCCGCAACGCCGCAGCCTCCGAGCGAAGCGCCTTCGGGGCCTACCTGCCCAGCCTGTCCGCCAACGCCAGCAGCTCGCTGTCCAGCACCGAGCGCCTCAACCCCACCACGGGCACCCCCGTCACCGGCTCCGCCGATTCCTACAGTGCGGGCCTCTCGGCCTCGTGGGACGTGTTCACCGGGTTCCGCCGGAAAAATGAGCGCATGCGCGCCCAGGCCGAGTCCCAGTCCGCCGAGGCCCAGCTCGTGGGCCAGCGCTTCACCGTGGAGCTCTCCGTCGCGCGCTCCTTCTTCGAGGCCCTGCGCGCCGAGGAGCTCATGACCGTGGCCAAGGCCCGCATCGAGCGCGCTCGCGAGGGCGTCGAGGCCGCCGAGCGCCGCTTGGCCGTGGGCTCGGCCACGCGCTCGGATGTGCTCCGCTCCCAGCTTGAGCTCAACACCGCCCAGGAGTCCCTGCTCCAGTTGGAGAACCAGCGCCTGACGTCAGGCCTCACCCTGGGGCGGCTCGTCGGCACCGATGGCCCCGTGGACCCGGCTCCCTCCGGTCCTCTGGAGCCCACGCCGATCCAGTCCTCGCGCGAGGACATCATCTCCAGCCTCGTCGCCCAGGCGCCTTCGGTGAAGTCCGCGGAGGCCGCCGTGCTCTCGGCCGATGCAGGTATCGGCACGGCGCGCTCGCAGTACTACCCCACCGTCCGCCTCTCCGCCGGCTATGACTGGTTCAACCAGGACTTCGGCTTCGCGGGAGGCCGGACGAGCTGGTCCGTCCGGCTCGGGGTCTCCTATCCCATCTTCGACGGCTTCCAGCGCGAGGGGGGGATGATCCGCGCGACCACTGCGGCCGAAGTCAGCCAGGCCCAGCTCCTGGACACCCGCCGCGCCGTCCGCTCCGAGGCCGAGCGGGTGATGAGCCAACTCGCTCTCTCGGAGAAGCGCGTCACCATGGCCCGGCAGGCCGTGGAGGTCGCCCAGGAGGATCTGCGCGTCCAACAGGAGCGCTATCGCCTGGGTGCCACCACCATCCTCGAGCTGCTCACCTCCCAGGCCGCCCTCGTCGAGGCCCAGAACAACCTCGTGAGCCTGCGCTTCGACTACCTGCTGTCCCGCTCCGAGCTGGAGTCCGTTCTCGGGAGGAAGCTGTGA